In the Flavisolibacter tropicus genome, one interval contains:
- a CDS encoding M20/M25/M40 family metallo-hydrolase has product MLRTYFFSLLIIASGSVSAQKLKKEDRQLQTNLQQHVSFLASDALEGRRTGSAGEKQAADYIAKTFKTIGVTPKGTADYLQPFDVQEGRQVNSATLLMINDNTLVLNKDFFPLVYSGNGAIEAMPSIALQEAQMPWFWDVKELLDENKSNPHFDIDMAIQSRIADMAKKGATAVFLYNTGTGKDGLAFNEKDKTPPVKIPVVYVTKEAATKYLSDASASLDMKLKVDVGPKIRQGHNVIGYIDNGAPTTVVLGAHYDHLGWGDDGNSLYTGATKQIHNGADDNASGTAALLELARTLKTSKSKHNNYLFIAFSGEEQGLFGSKYFVENPTIDLKSVSYMINMDMVGRLNDSSKALTVGGYGTSPVWGQLYNTTGKSKLYNTNLLYRFDSSGMGPSDHTSFYRKDIPVLFYFTGLHSDYHRPSDDFDKLNYTGELYVVKHILSVIEATDKQPGKLAFTKTRDTQTSTNARFSVTLGIMPDYTFGGSGLRVDGVSDGRPASKAGIKAGDVIISLGDEQINSIETYMQALSKFKKGDKTHVTYQRGKESLTANVEF; this is encoded by the coding sequence GTGTTGCGTACGTATTTTTTTTCACTCCTGATTATAGCAAGTGGCAGTGTTTCTGCCCAAAAATTAAAGAAAGAAGACCGCCAGCTTCAAACTAACCTGCAACAGCATGTTAGCTTCCTGGCCAGCGATGCCCTGGAAGGGCGGCGCACGGGTAGCGCTGGCGAAAAACAGGCTGCTGACTATATTGCCAAAACATTTAAAACAATTGGCGTCACGCCTAAAGGAACGGCTGATTATTTACAACCATTTGATGTGCAGGAAGGCCGACAGGTAAATTCAGCTACTCTTTTGATGATCAACGACAATACCTTGGTATTGAATAAAGACTTCTTTCCTTTAGTGTATAGTGGCAATGGCGCTATAGAAGCTATGCCTTCTATAGCTTTGCAGGAAGCGCAAATGCCTTGGTTTTGGGATGTAAAGGAGTTGTTGGATGAAAATAAATCCAACCCTCATTTTGATATAGATATGGCTATTCAAAGCCGCATAGCTGATATGGCTAAAAAAGGCGCTACGGCTGTGTTCCTGTACAATACCGGTACTGGCAAAGACGGTTTGGCCTTTAATGAAAAAGATAAAACACCTCCTGTAAAAATTCCGGTAGTGTATGTAACCAAAGAAGCTGCTACAAAGTACCTGAGCGATGCCTCCGCCTCTTTGGATATGAAATTAAAAGTAGACGTTGGTCCTAAAATACGTCAAGGTCACAATGTGATCGGTTATATTGATAATGGTGCGCCTACTACTGTTGTGCTTGGTGCACACTACGATCACTTAGGTTGGGGAGACGATGGTAATTCGTTATATACCGGCGCAACGAAACAAATCCACAATGGTGCAGATGACAATGCAAGCGGTACGGCTGCTCTGCTGGAACTGGCCCGTACGTTAAAAACATCCAAGAGCAAGCACAACAACTATCTTTTCATTGCTTTTTCTGGAGAAGAACAAGGATTGTTTGGCTCTAAGTATTTCGTAGAGAACCCTACCATTGATCTGAAGTCTGTTAGTTATATGATCAATATGGATATGGTGGGCCGACTGAATGATAGTTCCAAAGCATTAACGGTAGGTGGATATGGTACTTCTCCGGTATGGGGCCAGCTGTATAACACTACTGGTAAAAGCAAGCTATACAATACCAACTTGCTTTACCGTTTTGATAGCAGCGGTATGGGCCCGAGTGATCATACCTCTTTTTATAGAAAAGACATCCCCGTGTTGTTTTATTTTACTGGCCTGCACAGTGATTATCACCGCCCAAGCGATGATTTCGATAAGCTCAACTATACTGGTGAATTGTATGTCGTAAAACATATTTTAAGTGTGATTGAAGCCACGGATAAACAACCGGGCAAACTGGCTTTTACCAAAACGCGCGATACGCAAACATCTACCAATGCACGGTTTAGCGTTACGCTGGGTATCATGCCTGATTATACATTCGGTGGTAGTGGATTGAGAGTAGATGGCGTTAGCGATGGTCGTCCTGCTTCAAAAGCAGGTATTAAAGCTGGTGATGTAATTATCTCTTTAGGCGATGAGCAGATTAATTCCATAGAAACCTACATGCAGGCACTCAGTAAGTTTAAGAAAGGCGATAAGACACATGTAACCTATCAAAGAGGGAAAGAAAGCTTAACCGCTAATGTAGAGTTTTAA
- a CDS encoding DNA alkylation repair protein produces MSTLLKDLYSPAFYKSFTNVLAQVLPDLSKQLFINTVFDETFGDKELKDRMRHTAQVLHQFLPKNFAQAAKVIQQLIIQLRNNNIKESSLEYMFLPDYIETYGLNDFDSAVKAMEFVTQFTSCEFAVRPFILKYGDRMLQQMLAWSLHENDKVRRLASEGARPRLPWAMAIPALKKDPTPVLPILENLKNDPSEFVRRSVANNLNDIAKDHPDIVIDIAKKWKGIGKETDAIIKHGCRTLLKQGHAAILKHYGLQSENIAFNEFTIATPKVAVGQSLVFSFFIENNNNTFQVIRLEYAVYYKRQNGQLSKKVFKISERQYQSNEKAIVQRRQSFKPITTRKFYAGQHQLSIIINGEEKEIKTFELEN; encoded by the coding sequence ATGAGTACGTTACTGAAAGATCTTTATTCACCAGCCTTCTATAAAAGCTTTACTAACGTATTGGCACAAGTGCTTCCTGACCTTAGTAAACAACTTTTCATAAATACCGTCTTTGATGAAACCTTTGGTGATAAGGAGCTAAAAGATCGCATGCGGCATACCGCACAAGTGCTGCACCAATTCCTTCCGAAAAACTTTGCACAAGCAGCAAAGGTTATTCAACAACTCATTATACAGTTACGCAATAACAATATCAAAGAATCAAGCCTTGAATACATGTTTCTGCCCGACTATATAGAAACATATGGATTGAATGATTTCGATAGCGCAGTAAAAGCAATGGAGTTTGTTACACAGTTCACCAGTTGCGAGTTTGCAGTACGTCCGTTTATCTTGAAATATGGCGATCGGATGTTACAACAAATGTTGGCTTGGTCTTTACATGAAAATGATAAAGTAAGACGGCTGGCTAGTGAAGGCGCCCGACCTAGACTACCGTGGGCCATGGCAATCCCCGCACTTAAAAAAGATCCAACGCCAGTACTACCGATATTAGAAAACTTAAAGAACGACCCCTCTGAATTTGTTAGACGTAGTGTCGCCAATAATCTAAACGACATCGCTAAGGATCATCCTGATATTGTTATTGACATTGCAAAGAAATGGAAAGGTATCGGTAAAGAAACCGATGCCATTATCAAGCACGGTTGTCGCACACTTCTAAAACAAGGGCATGCCGCCATACTCAAACATTACGGGTTACAAAGTGAAAACATTGCATTTAATGAGTTCACTATTGCCACACCAAAAGTTGCAGTTGGCCAAAGCCTGGTATTTTCTTTTTTTATTGAGAACAATAATAATACATTTCAAGTCATTCGGTTGGAATATGCTGTGTATTACAAACGACAAAATGGACAACTATCTAAGAAAGTGTTTAAGATCAGTGAAAGACAGTACCAGTCCAATGAAAAAGCAATTGTGCAACGGCGCCAAAGTTTCAAACCCATCACTACCCGTAAGTTCTATGCAGGCCAACATCAGCTATCCATTATTATAAATGGAGAAGAAAAAGAGATCAAGACTTTTGAATTAGAGAACTAG
- the selD gene encoding selenide, water dikinase SelD yields the protein MTEPIKLTQYSKGGGCGCKIAPAVLEQIVRTNSTSLFPSLLVGNETADDAAVYQINDSEAIISTTDFFLPIVDDAFDFGRVAAANAISDVYAMGGTPMIAIAILGFPVDKLPVEVAQQILEGGRSICKEAGIPLAGGHTIDSADPIFGLAVTGRATLNHLKRNIGAEEGDALYLTKPIGTGLLSTALKRGVLQEGHYEVLIKQLTSINKLGEQLGQIKGVKSMTDVTGFGLLGHAIEMAEGSGVSISLNYTAIPKMEGVDEYLKQRTIPDATYRNWNSYNSKTQFGKGVNVMEAFTVLPDPQTNGGLLLAVAPESRAEVEALFTANGLGDFLEPIGSCVERGEKVIYVG from the coding sequence ATGACAGAACCGATAAAGCTTACACAATATTCTAAAGGTGGCGGGTGTGGTTGCAAAATTGCACCGGCTGTTTTAGAACAAATAGTTAGAACAAATTCAACATCATTATTTCCTTCCTTATTAGTAGGAAATGAAACAGCTGATGATGCCGCGGTCTACCAGATCAATGATAGCGAAGCTATTATTTCTACTACTGATTTCTTTTTGCCAATAGTAGATGATGCTTTCGATTTTGGAAGAGTAGCTGCCGCCAATGCTATCAGTGATGTATATGCGATGGGAGGCACTCCGATGATAGCTATTGCTATATTAGGCTTTCCTGTAGATAAGTTACCAGTGGAAGTGGCACAACAAATATTGGAAGGTGGTCGCAGCATTTGTAAAGAAGCAGGCATACCGTTAGCAGGTGGGCATACGATTGATTCTGCTGACCCTATATTTGGATTAGCAGTTACCGGACGCGCTACCCTAAATCATCTCAAGCGCAATATTGGTGCAGAAGAGGGGGATGCACTTTATCTCACCAAACCCATTGGTACAGGCTTGTTATCTACTGCGCTAAAAAGAGGGGTGTTGCAGGAAGGACATTACGAAGTTTTGATAAAGCAACTTACTAGCATTAATAAGTTAGGAGAACAACTTGGCCAGATTAAAGGTGTAAAGTCTATGACCGATGTAACAGGCTTTGGATTGTTAGGTCATGCCATTGAAATGGCTGAAGGTAGTGGTGTATCTATTAGTCTAAACTATACTGCCATTCCTAAAATGGAAGGAGTAGATGAGTATTTAAAACAACGTACTATTCCGGATGCTACGTACCGCAACTGGAACAGCTATAATAGTAAAACACAGTTTGGAAAAGGTGTGAATGTAATGGAGGCCTTTACGGTATTGCCCGATCCACAAACCAATGGAGGGTTATTACTAGCTGTGGCACCAGAATCACGTGCCGAAGTAGAAGCTTTATTTACGGCTAATGGTTTAGGTGATTTTCTTGAACCGATAGGAAGTTGTGTGGAGAGAGGAGAGAAGGTGATTTATGTAGGATAG
- the feoB gene encoding ferrous iron transport protein B produces the protein MKHKTVHIALVGNPNSGKSSLFNCLTGLNQKVGNFPGVTVDKKTGSTSLSDGMVGNIIDLPGTYSLYPKRLDEWVSYRVLLNQDKDIKADVYIVVVDASNLKRNLLFCTQIIDLKKPVVLALTMVDLAKKKGIQIDLSELEIELGVPVIAVNPRKQKGVAQLKKAVEQTASNLYKVPARDFIDNKALAAGPIEDLKKLVPEASDYSAVHFLINHEHFDLPATLQEKIEAVEEKHQFNHTKTQATEILERYSRIKRIMQVAVTEPDPLEQTIFTDKLDNILLHRKWGYLILLGVLFLLFQSVFWLAQYPMEWIESGFSLLSGTLANVLPEVWWSDLLINGVIAGLGGIVVFVPQIMILFGLITLLEDTGYMARISFLTDRLMRSVGLNGKSVMPLISGFACAVPAIMSARAIENRKERLLTILVTPLISCSARLPVYVILIGLVIPNTYVLGFMNLQGLVMMALYLLGLVMALVVSYVAKWFIHINEKSFFILELPIYRAPRWNNVISTMINKAKIFVTDAGKVIMVISLILWGLSSFGPGNRMEAVDQQYQAAKATGINIEQVQKDYASAKLENSYAGILGKTIEPGIQPLGFDWRIGISLITSFAAREVFVGTMATLYSVGEDDEGLLLRDKMKAARKPDGTPLFTLATGLSLMVFYVFAMQCMSTLAVTRRETKSWKWPIIQFTYMTGLAYLMSLLVYQLFK, from the coding sequence GTGAAGCATAAAACAGTACATATAGCATTGGTGGGTAACCCTAATAGTGGGAAGAGTTCTCTTTTCAACTGCCTGACAGGGTTAAACCAGAAAGTAGGCAATTTCCCCGGCGTAACGGTAGATAAGAAAACAGGCTCCACCAGCCTGTCTGATGGAATGGTAGGCAATATTATTGACCTGCCCGGTACTTATAGCCTGTATCCCAAGCGATTGGATGAATGGGTTAGCTACCGGGTATTGCTCAACCAAGACAAGGATATTAAGGCCGATGTATATATTGTAGTAGTGGATGCCAGTAACTTGAAACGAAACCTGCTGTTTTGTACGCAGATCATTGATTTGAAAAAACCAGTGGTTTTGGCCTTGACCATGGTGGACCTGGCCAAAAAGAAAGGTATTCAAATAGACCTGTCTGAATTGGAAATAGAATTGGGTGTGCCGGTAATAGCTGTAAACCCACGTAAACAAAAAGGGGTTGCCCAGCTAAAAAAGGCAGTGGAACAAACTGCCTCCAATTTATATAAGGTCCCAGCCCGCGATTTTATTGACAACAAAGCCCTGGCCGCTGGACCAATTGAGGATTTGAAAAAACTGGTTCCGGAAGCTAGTGACTATTCTGCAGTCCACTTTCTGATCAACCACGAGCATTTTGACCTGCCTGCAACTTTACAGGAAAAGATTGAAGCGGTGGAAGAAAAACACCAATTCAATCATACTAAGACCCAGGCTACCGAAATTTTGGAACGCTATAGTCGTATCAAACGCATTATGCAGGTAGCGGTTACTGAGCCGGATCCTTTGGAGCAAACTATATTTACCGACAAACTTGATAATATACTGCTGCACCGCAAATGGGGTTATCTGATTTTACTGGGCGTATTATTCTTACTATTCCAAAGTGTGTTCTGGCTGGCACAGTATCCTATGGAGTGGATTGAAAGTGGTTTCTCCCTTTTAAGTGGCACACTAGCTAACGTTTTGCCAGAAGTTTGGTGGAGCGATCTATTGATTAATGGTGTGATTGCCGGCTTAGGTGGTATCGTTGTTTTTGTACCACAGATCATGATTCTCTTCGGCTTGATCACACTATTGGAAGATACAGGATATATGGCGCGCATTTCCTTTCTAACAGACAGGCTTATGCGCAGTGTAGGCTTAAACGGAAAAAGCGTAATGCCCCTGATCAGCGGTTTTGCTTGCGCAGTGCCTGCCATCATGAGTGCCCGCGCTATTGAGAACCGTAAAGAACGCTTACTTACTATACTGGTTACGCCACTGATTAGCTGCTCTGCACGTTTGCCTGTTTATGTGATCTTAATTGGCCTGGTGATTCCTAACACCTACGTTCTTGGTTTTATGAACCTGCAAGGCTTGGTGATGATGGCCTTATACTTACTAGGACTGGTAATGGCCTTAGTGGTTTCGTATGTAGCCAAGTGGTTTATTCATATCAATGAAAAAAGCTTTTTCATTTTAGAACTTCCGATCTATCGTGCACCACGTTGGAACAACGTAATATCTACCATGATCAACAAGGCGAAGATCTTTGTTACTGATGCCGGTAAGGTGATCATGGTAATTAGTTTGATACTTTGGGGACTTAGCTCTTTTGGACCAGGCAATCGAATGGAAGCTGTGGATCAACAATACCAGGCAGCTAAGGCTACAGGTATTAATATAGAACAGGTACAGAAAGATTACGCTTCGGCGAAGTTGGAGAATTCCTATGCTGGTATCTTGGGCAAAACCATAGAGCCCGGTATTCAACCATTAGGATTTGATTGGCGCATTGGTATTTCACTGATTACGTCATTTGCTGCCCGTGAAGTGTTTGTAGGCACTATGGCTACTTTATATAGTGTAGGAGAGGACGATGAGGGACTGCTGCTACGTGATAAAATGAAAGCTGCCCGTAAACCCGATGGTACTCCTTTGTTTACCTTGGCCACGGGATTATCGCTAATGGTATTTTATGTATTTGCTATGCAATGTATGAGTACACTGGCGGTTACCAGACGAGAAACCAAAAGTTGGAAGTGGCCTATCATCCAGTTTACTTATATGACAGGCCTGGCTTATTTAATGAGCTTGCTGGTGTATCAGCTATTTAAATAA
- a CDS encoding serine hydrolase: MKRILVLCALVSSHLFVTAQKVDKKLQQQLEVLVKDFKGDIGVYVKDLHSNKVVNINADTVFPTASMVKVPILVGVMDKINRGELQYHQPLTYRDSLLYEGEDILGSFKQDEKIQLSKVMMLMLTTSDNTASLWLQSLAGKGTRINEILDSMGFVNTRVNSRTPGREANRSQYGWGQSSPKEMASLFEKIYKGEVISNAASDKMLRLLNRNYYDEVAISQLPPNALVYSKNGAVNQTRNETLLVKGNKAEYVFCIMSKNNQDSSWNNENEAWVLTRKISQLLWNYYEPKSKWTPAVDASKFD, translated from the coding sequence ATGAAACGTATCCTGGTTCTATGTGCGCTGGTAAGTAGCCACCTATTTGTTACAGCACAAAAAGTTGATAAAAAATTACAGCAACAGCTGGAAGTATTGGTCAAAGATTTTAAGGGTGATATAGGTGTTTATGTAAAAGACCTGCACTCTAATAAAGTGGTAAACATTAATGCCGATACAGTATTCCCTACTGCCAGTATGGTAAAGGTTCCTATACTGGTAGGTGTAATGGATAAGATCAACCGTGGAGAGCTACAGTATCATCAGCCTCTCACCTACCGCGATAGCTTATTGTATGAGGGCGAAGACATTCTGGGCTCCTTCAAACAAGACGAAAAAATTCAATTAAGCAAAGTGATGATGTTGATGCTTACCACGAGCGACAATACGGCCAGTTTGTGGTTACAAAGCCTAGCCGGCAAGGGTACCCGTATAAATGAAATCCTGGATAGTATGGGCTTTGTAAATACACGTGTCAATTCTCGTACACCGGGCCGTGAAGCCAACCGCTCGCAATACGGCTGGGGACAATCCTCACCTAAGGAAATGGCCTCGCTGTTTGAAAAGATCTATAAAGGTGAAGTGATTTCAAATGCGGCATCTGATAAAATGCTTCGCTTATTAAATCGAAATTATTATGACGAAGTAGCTATTTCACAATTGCCACCTAACGCTCTAGTATATTCGAAGAATGGCGCGGTGAATCAAACGCGTAATGAAACCTTGCTGGTTAAAGGTAATAAAGCAGAATACGTATTTTGTATAATGAGTAAAAACAACCAGGACTCCAGTTGGAATAACGAAAATGAAGCTTGGGTACTCACCCGCAAAATATCACAGCTGCTTTGGAACTACTATGAGCCAAAAAGCAAATGGACACCTGCGGTAGATGCTTCGAAGTTTGATTAA
- a CDS encoding IPExxxVDY family protein, whose translation MKLVLDSKDLADGFFEDTRLLGIMAPMKDYLFCWQLNQLLGVDFRINNEIEIQLTKKNRNYFFAVYEFPEPHTSLVHYLYNNQFDGEYLLPEFKHLDFLWLLKGDAVSEQVLQQIIESIRTIKGVQLVTELATDKVKNKEHLVF comes from the coding sequence ATGAAATTGGTATTAGACTCAAAGGATCTGGCAGATGGTTTTTTTGAAGACACGCGGCTGCTGGGCATTATGGCACCAATGAAAGACTACCTCTTTTGTTGGCAGTTGAATCAACTGCTGGGTGTCGACTTCCGGATCAACAACGAAATTGAAATACAGCTAACAAAGAAGAACCGTAATTATTTCTTTGCAGTATATGAATTCCCAGAGCCTCATACATCACTGGTGCACTACCTCTACAACAACCAATTTGATGGAGAGTACCTGTTACCTGAGTTTAAACACCTGGATTTCCTGTGGCTGTTAAAGGGAGACGCTGTAAGTGAACAAGTGCTGCAACAAATTATCGAGTCCATTCGTACTATTAAAGGTGTACAGTTGGTAACTGAACTGGCCACCGACAAGGTTAAAAACAAAGAACACCTTGTATTCTGA
- a CDS encoding amidohydrolase — protein MRNIILTTLLTSTIIRSEAQTASVDPLDALVKKLEPKTIAWRRDFHQHPELGNREFRTAKIVAQHLRSLGLEVKEGVGKTGVVGILKGGKPGPVVGLRADMDALPVTERVDLPFASKEKTTYNGQEVGVMHACGHDTHVAMLMTAAEILSGMKNDLAGTVKFVFQPAEEGAPAGEEGGAALMIKEGVLDNPKVDAMFGLHINAQTPVGQIKYREKGMMAESDWFSIKIKGRQSHGAQPWLGIDPVAIGAQIINSLQTIVSRQSDLTQNPVVISTTVFKGGVRENIIPEEATLSGTIRTLDKGMRDDVWARIERTAKNIAEASGATAEVTIEAKTGVTYNDPKLTQAMLPSLQKATNGNAQVMNAVMGAEDFSFFSEKIPSLYLYVGGMSANKDPKTTAAHHTPDFQIDESGMKTGVKTLVQLVLDYSKVYKKSI, from the coding sequence ATGAGAAATATAATTCTTACAACCTTACTAACGTCAACGATTATACGAAGTGAAGCGCAGACTGCTAGTGTCGATCCTCTTGATGCATTGGTAAAAAAGTTAGAACCTAAAACCATTGCCTGGCGCAGAGATTTTCACCAGCATCCTGAATTGGGCAACAGAGAATTTCGCACAGCCAAGATTGTGGCCCAGCACCTGCGCTCTTTAGGCTTGGAAGTAAAAGAAGGTGTAGGAAAAACAGGAGTGGTTGGTATTTTAAAAGGTGGTAAGCCTGGCCCTGTAGTTGGTCTCCGGGCTGATATGGATGCATTGCCTGTTACAGAACGTGTGGATCTTCCTTTTGCTTCAAAAGAGAAAACTACTTATAACGGACAGGAGGTGGGCGTCATGCATGCCTGTGGTCATGATACGCACGTAGCTATGTTAATGACAGCTGCGGAAATTCTCTCTGGTATGAAAAACGATCTGGCGGGTACTGTGAAATTTGTATTTCAACCTGCAGAAGAAGGTGCTCCTGCTGGTGAAGAAGGCGGTGCCGCACTAATGATCAAAGAAGGTGTGTTAGATAATCCAAAAGTAGATGCCATGTTTGGTCTGCACATAAATGCGCAAACACCCGTAGGCCAGATCAAGTACCGCGAGAAAGGGATGATGGCAGAATCCGATTGGTTTAGCATTAAAATAAAAGGTCGCCAATCGCATGGTGCGCAACCTTGGTTAGGTATTGACCCAGTGGCTATTGGTGCGCAGATCATCAACAGCCTGCAAACTATTGTAAGCCGCCAATCCGACCTTACACAAAATCCTGTGGTCATTTCAACAACCGTTTTTAAAGGCGGTGTTCGTGAAAACATTATTCCAGAAGAAGCAACCTTAAGTGGTACCATTCGCACCCTGGATAAAGGAATGCGTGATGATGTATGGGCGCGTATTGAGCGAACAGCAAAAAATATTGCAGAAGCTTCTGGTGCCACTGCAGAAGTAACCATAGAAGCTAAAACAGGCGTTACCTACAACGATCCTAAATTGACGCAAGCTATGTTGCCTTCATTACAAAAAGCTACCAATGGTAATGCACAAGTAATGAACGCTGTCATGGGTGCAGAGGACTTTTCGTTCTTTAGTGAAAAGATACCATCACTCTATTTATATGTAGGTGGTATGTCTGCTAACAAAGATCCTAAAACCACGGCTGCGCACCACACACCCGATTTTCAAATAGATGAAAGCGGCATGAAAACCGGAGTAAAAACATTGGTGCAGTTGGTACTCGACTATTCAAAGGTTTACAAGAAAAGCATTTAA
- the ctlX gene encoding citrulline utilization hydrolase CtlX, whose protein sequence is MQITDTVLMIRPAAFRFNEQTAANNFFQSPHTEEVHEQAVQEFDAMVEGLLRNDIKVLVVNDTTEPVKPDAIFPNNWFSTSSEGVVNVYPMYAPNRRTEKRDDILQALAKVYQINNVLDWTEFEAEAMYLEGTGSMVMDHVSKMVYACLSLRTHESLVQKFAAANGYQAITFTATDNKGQLIYHTNVMMCIGDRFAVLCDQAIEDDSERIAVIQLLATTGHAVLPITQEQVNAFAGNMLQVKNQEGQSFIVMSQTAYNVLTPFQIETLQGFGELLAFDVSTIEKVNGGSVRCMMAEIFLQPKE, encoded by the coding sequence ATGCAGATTACAGACACCGTTTTAATGATACGTCCGGCAGCCTTTCGCTTTAATGAGCAAACCGCTGCCAATAACTTTTTTCAAAGTCCCCATACAGAAGAAGTTCACGAGCAAGCTGTTCAGGAATTTGATGCGATGGTGGAAGGCCTACTGCGCAACGATATCAAAGTATTAGTTGTAAATGATACCACTGAGCCAGTAAAGCCGGATGCAATCTTTCCGAATAATTGGTTTAGCACTAGTTCTGAAGGCGTGGTGAATGTTTATCCAATGTATGCGCCTAACCGGCGCACAGAAAAACGTGACGACATTTTACAGGCACTCGCCAAGGTATACCAGATAAACAACGTATTAGATTGGACGGAGTTTGAAGCAGAGGCAATGTATTTGGAAGGAACTGGTAGCATGGTTATGGATCATGTTTCAAAAATGGTGTATGCCTGTCTCTCACTCAGAACACATGAATCGCTAGTCCAAAAGTTTGCTGCTGCTAACGGGTATCAGGCAATTACCTTCACCGCTACAGATAATAAGGGCCAATTGATCTATCATACCAATGTGATGATGTGTATTGGCGACCGTTTTGCAGTGCTTTGTGACCAAGCTATTGAAGATGATTCCGAACGTATTGCCGTTATTCAACTTTTGGCTACTACCGGTCATGCCGTACTGCCAATAACCCAAGAACAAGTGAATGCCTTCGCCGGCAATATGTTACAGGTAAAAAACCAAGAGGGGCAATCCTTTATCGTCATGAGTCAAACAGCATACAATGTACTAACTCCTTTTCAGATAGAAACCTTGCAAGGCTTTGGTGAGCTATTGGCTTTTGATGTTTCTACTATTGAAAAGGTTAATGGTGGTAGTGTACGTTGTATGATGGCCGAGATCTTTTTACAGCCGAAAGAGTAG
- a CDS encoding 4a-hydroxytetrahydrobiopterin dehydratase: MNWEEKENSLYKKLQFKDFNEAFAFMTRVALIAEKMDHHPKWTNVWNTVEIWLNTHDAGNIVTDKDRKLAQRIDALL; encoded by the coding sequence ATGAATTGGGAAGAAAAAGAAAACAGCTTATATAAAAAGCTGCAGTTTAAAGACTTCAACGAAGCTTTTGCCTTTATGACCCGAGTGGCTTTGATTGCCGAAAAAATGGATCACCATCCCAAGTGGACCAATGTCTGGAATACTGTAGAGATCTGGCTGAATACACACGATGCCGGTAATATTGTAACCGACAAGGACCGAAAGTTAGCCCAACGAATAGATGCTTTATTGTAG